One region of Limnospira fusiformis SAG 85.79 genomic DNA includes:
- a CDS encoding RRXRR domain-containing protein, producing MQSVPVVDINQRPLMPTTLNRAIRWNKSGKATLFYKKGVLCARLNVEPSSRFTQPLAVGMAPGSKREGFTVKSRTRTYLNIQAHAVDWVKNAVEAKRNARRARRYRNTPCRKNCPNRKRGGIPPSTKARWQWKLRICHWLTKLFPVTAFVVEDIKARTFKNCGQWNVLFSPMEVGKKWFYSELERIAILHTLKGHETAELRNQLGLKKSKQKLSDKFSAHCVDSWVLANWYTEGHEQPDNNELMVVIPLRFHRRQLHRFQPSKGGTRSPYGGTISEGFKRGGIAKHPKYGIVYIGGASKGRVSLHSLETGKRLCPNAKPSDIKFLSFNSWRFQYAAS from the coding sequence ATGCAATCTGTACCAGTTGTCGATATAAATCAGCGTCCACTAATGCCCACGACCTTGAACCGAGCAATTCGGTGGAACAAGTCAGGCAAAGCAACCTTGTTCTACAAGAAAGGCGTACTGTGTGCCCGTCTGAATGTAGAGCCATCATCACGATTCACTCAACCTCTTGCGGTTGGGATGGCTCCAGGTTCAAAGCGTGAAGGCTTTACGGTGAAGTCAAGAACGAGAACCTATCTCAATATCCAGGCTCATGCAGTGGATTGGGTCAAGAATGCCGTCGAAGCGAAGCGCAATGCTCGGAGAGCGCGAAGATACCGTAATACTCCTTGCCGGAAGAATTGCCCAAATCGTAAGCGAGGCGGAATCCCACCTAGCACGAAAGCGCGATGGCAATGGAAATTACGAATCTGTCACTGGCTCACCAAGTTATTCCCGGTTACTGCCTTTGTTGTCGAAGACATCAAAGCGCGGACGTTCAAGAACTGTGGCCAGTGGAATGTTTTATTCAGTCCGATGGAAGTGGGCAAGAAGTGGTTCTACTCAGAGCTAGAGCGAATTGCAATTCTTCACACTCTGAAGGGACACGAAACCGCAGAACTTCGGAATCAGTTAGGACTCAAGAAATCAAAGCAGAAGCTTTCAGATAAGTTTTCTGCTCACTGTGTTGATAGTTGGGTCTTAGCAAACTGGTACACCGAAGGGCACGAGCAACCCGATAACAACGAACTGATGGTAGTGATTCCGCTCCGATTTCACCGTAGACAGTTGCATCGATTTCAACCCAGTAAAGGCGGAACTCGTTCACCTTATGGTGGGACGATTTCAGAAGGGTTTAAGCGAGGTGGAATCGCCAAGCATCCCAAATATGGCATTGTCTACATCGGCGGTGCGTCGAAAGGGCGAGTGAGTCTACATTCTCTGGAAACAGGTAAGCGATTGTGCCCAAACGCGAAGCCTTCAGATATCAAGTTCTTGTCATTCAATTCATGGAGATTTCAATATGCTGCAAGCTAG
- a CDS encoding succinate--CoA ligase subunit alpha, whose amino-acid sequence MNLTPDSKVIIQGLRDSEPSLKAALNMKAYSTNIVACVSAGRGGDIIHEIPFFDLVEQAQAAVGPVDTSVILVHPYDVLDAALEAIDAGIRQLVIVTEGMPPLDMVRLVRKAEATETLVVGPNCPGIIVPGKLLLGTHPPQFYTPGSIGLISRSSTLTYEVAQALTDAKLGQSISVCIGSDLIVGSSFIQWLQILDEDDHTDAIVLVGEVGGSSEEEAASYIAETIDKPVVAYITGLHTPKAQLISHASTIITSRFTQDLHPGTAQSKISVFEKAKIPVASSPYHLPELLKKCLKKNRASK is encoded by the coding sequence ATGAATTTAACTCCAGATAGTAAAGTCATTATTCAGGGGTTGAGGGATTCTGAACCTTCCCTAAAGGCAGCCCTCAATATGAAAGCATATAGCACTAATATCGTCGCCTGTGTCAGCGCCGGAAGAGGTGGGGATATCATCCATGAAATCCCATTTTTTGACCTAGTAGAACAGGCTCAAGCCGCCGTAGGACCTGTAGATACTAGCGTCATTTTGGTTCACCCTTATGACGTTCTTGATGCGGCATTAGAGGCTATTGATGCCGGAATTAGACAGCTTGTAATTGTTACTGAAGGAATGCCACCCCTCGATATGGTGCGTTTGGTCAGAAAGGCGGAAGCCACCGAAACTTTAGTTGTCGGTCCTAATTGTCCTGGTATTATTGTCCCCGGTAAACTATTATTGGGAACCCATCCTCCTCAATTTTATACCCCCGGTTCTATTGGCTTAATTAGTCGCAGTAGCACCCTCACTTATGAAGTCGCTCAAGCCTTGACTGATGCCAAATTGGGGCAGTCTATTAGTGTCTGTATTGGTAGTGATTTAATTGTCGGTTCCTCCTTTATTCAATGGCTCCAGATTTTAGATGAAGATGACCATACAGATGCCATTGTTTTGGTGGGAGAAGTTGGCGGCTCTAGTGAAGAAGAAGCAGCCTCTTATATTGCCGAAACTATTGATAAACCCGTGGTAGCTTATATTACCGGTCTCCATACTCCTAAAGCTCAATTGATTAGTCATGCTAGTACAATTATCACTTCCAGATTTACCCAAGACCTTCACCCAGGGACGGCTCAGAGTAAAATTTCCGTATTTGAAAAAGCTAAAATCCCCGTGGCTTCTAGTCCCTATCACCTGCCTGAGTTATTGAAAAAGTGCCTTAAAAAAAATCGCGCCTCTAAGTAA
- a CDS encoding IS630 family transposase — protein sequence MPAPYSYDLRQKVIDAIELDGMPKTEASQVFHVSRNTINLWLQRKAQTGDFLPKPNHPPGNNHKITDWHKFKAFAQEHGHKTSAQMAELWDDDISPRTISRALKKIGFTRKKTYGYQERDEQQREEFMAQIEQMEPEGLVYLDEAGINSQDSDYPYGYCEQGQRFHVLKSGKRQGRVSMIVVWCHQQLLAPFTFEGCCNRTVFELWLEFILIPTLKPGQTLVLDNATFHKGGRIPELVEAAQCRWLYLPPYSPDLNKIEKCWSWLKARIRHCIEQFDSLHDAMDSVLKAAS from the coding sequence ATGCCAGCCCCCTATAGTTACGACCTCAGACAAAAAGTTATTGATGCAATTGAACTAGACGGTATGCCCAAAACAGAAGCCAGTCAAGTTTTCCATGTCAGCCGGAACACCATTAATCTCTGGCTGCAAAGAAAAGCACAGACCGGAGACTTCCTCCCTAAACCTAATCACCCACCTGGCAATAACCACAAAATTACCGACTGGCATAAATTCAAAGCTTTTGCCCAAGAGCATGGCCACAAAACCTCCGCTCAAATGGCTGAACTTTGGGATGACGACATCTCTCCTCGCACCATATCCAGAGCCTTGAAGAAAATTGGCTTCACCAGAAAAAAAACTTACGGCTACCAAGAACGTGATGAGCAACAGCGAGAGGAGTTTATGGCTCAGATTGAACAGATGGAGCCGGAAGGGTTGGTTTACCTCGATGAAGCTGGCATCAATAGTCAAGACTCGGATTATCCTTATGGTTACTGTGAGCAAGGACAACGCTTCCATGTCCTCAAATCCGGGAAGAGGCAGGGCAGGGTGAGCATGATTGTGGTATGGTGTCATCAACAACTCTTAGCCCCCTTTACCTTTGAGGGTTGTTGTAATCGGACAGTGTTTGAGTTGTGGTTGGAGTTCATCTTAATTCCAACACTGAAGCCAGGTCAGACTCTAGTGCTAGACAATGCAACGTTTCATAAAGGGGGACGGATTCCTGAGCTAGTGGAGGCGGCTCAATGCCGTTGGCTCTATCTACCACCTTATTCGCCAGACCTCAACAAGATAGAGAAATGTTGGTCGTGGTTGAAAGCCCGCATTCGCCACTGCATTGAGCAGTTTGATTCTCTCCATGATGCCATGGATTCCGTTCTCAAAGCTGCGTCCTAA
- a CDS encoding glycosyltransferase, whose translation MPEKSWLNRQRQHQTSRGATELFDMHHNHRDSGVTDSNSQNYRFPPGIRRFRLLSRRRGWGGSQPQKPEQANKLNIPPECYQNRRGKAAIALSLIWSLMIIGHLISWGYWLILGLTGLLVIQAIRIVWAGHRGLDINPEHRPEELPFVSLLVAAKNEEAVIGNLVKNLCALNYPSHCYELWVIDDNSSDRTPIVLQELAKEYQQLHILHRDENATGGKSGALNQALPLTRGKILGVFDADATVDSDLLQQVIPKFQAEQVGAVQLQKAIANSNFNFLTRCQASEMALDAFFQKQRVAVGGIGELRGNGEFIRRAALESCGGWCEQTITDDLDLTIRLHLDHWDIEFLDTSVVFEEGVTNWVALWHQRNRWAEGGYQRYLDYGKFIIANRMGVGKTFDLFGFLITQYILPMAAIPDLFMSLILRRPPITSPLTLLAVSLSLIGMFIGLRRTVSRGNMPSQKTNSPDNLTTDGDRQAATESLGKYYPPLSYMTTLFQTLRGTVYMFHWFIVVASATARISVRPKRLKWVKTVHQGTLNHQ comes from the coding sequence ATGCCAGAGAAATCTTGGCTGAACCGTCAGCGTCAACATCAAACCAGTAGAGGTGCAACGGAGTTATTTGATATGCACCATAACCATCGTGATTCGGGAGTTACAGACTCCAATAGTCAAAATTATAGATTCCCTCCGGGGATTAGGCGTTTTCGTCTTCTTTCCCGTCGGCGGGGATGGGGGGGGTCTCAACCCCAGAAACCTGAGCAAGCTAATAAACTTAATATCCCCCCAGAATGTTATCAGAATCGGCGAGGCAAAGCAGCGATCGCCCTAAGCCTGATTTGGAGTCTGATGATTATCGGGCACTTGATTTCCTGGGGATATTGGTTAATTCTGGGATTAACTGGGTTATTAGTAATTCAAGCTATCCGCATTGTGTGGGCTGGCCACCGTGGGTTAGATATTAACCCGGAACATAGGCCAGAAGAATTGCCCTTTGTCTCCCTACTGGTGGCTGCTAAAAATGAAGAGGCTGTGATTGGCAATTTAGTCAAGAATCTCTGCGCTCTCAACTATCCTAGTCATTGCTATGAACTGTGGGTGATTGATGATAATAGTAGCGATCGCACTCCCATAGTTCTCCAGGAATTAGCCAAAGAGTATCAACAACTGCACATTCTGCACCGAGACGAAAACGCCACTGGTGGCAAATCGGGCGCACTCAATCAAGCCCTACCCCTCACCCGTGGTAAAATACTAGGGGTTTTTGATGCCGATGCTACTGTGGACTCAGATCTGCTACAACAGGTGATTCCCAAATTTCAGGCGGAACAAGTGGGAGCCGTTCAACTCCAAAAGGCGATCGCCAATAGCAACTTCAACTTTTTAACCCGTTGTCAAGCCTCAGAGATGGCTTTAGATGCCTTTTTCCAGAAACAGCGAGTAGCTGTGGGCGGTATTGGGGAACTGCGGGGAAATGGGGAGTTTATTCGTCGCGCCGCCCTCGAAAGCTGTGGCGGATGGTGTGAACAAACCATTACCGATGATCTCGATTTAACCATTCGTCTGCACTTAGACCATTGGGATATCGAATTTCTGGATACTTCCGTCGTCTTTGAAGAAGGAGTTACCAATTGGGTCGCCCTCTGGCATCAGCGGAACCGTTGGGCTGAGGGAGGATATCAAAGATATCTCGACTATGGGAAATTCATCATCGCTAACCGTATGGGAGTTGGCAAAACCTTTGATTTATTCGGGTTTTTGATTACCCAGTACATCTTACCCATGGCTGCCATTCCCGATTTATTCATGTCATTGATTCTCCGTCGCCCCCCCATTACCAGCCCCCTGACTCTATTAGCAGTTAGTCTGTCGCTGATCGGAATGTTTATCGGCTTGCGGCGTACTGTTAGCCGTGGAAATATGCCATCCCAGAAAACTAATTCACCTGATAACTTAACCACAGATGGCGATCGCCAAGCGGCTACCGAGTCATTAGGCAAATATTATCCCCCACTTTCCTACATGACGACATTGTTCCAAACCCTGCGTGGTACCGTGTATATGTTTCATTGGTTCATTGTCGTTGCCAGTGCCACGGCCCGGATCAGTGTGCGTCCCAAACGCCTGAAATGGGTGAAGACGGTTCATCAAGGAACCCTAAACCATCAATGA
- a CDS encoding IS630-like element ISAtsp1 family transposase (programmed frameshift) has translation MPAPYSYDLRQKVIDAIELDGMPKTEASQVFHASRNTINLWLQRKAQTGDFLPKPHHRPGNNHKITDWQKFKAFAQEHGDKTAAQMAELWDDDISPRTISRALKKIGFTRKKTYGYQERDEQQREEFMAQIEQMEPEEVVYLDEAGMNSQDSDYPYGYCEEGKRFHALKSGKRQGRVSMIAAWCHQQLLAPFSFEGCCNRTVFELWLEFILIPTLKPGQTLVLDNATFHKGGRIAELVEAAQCRLLYLPPYSPDLNKIEKCWSWLKARIRHAREQFDSLHDAMDSVLKTAS, from the exons ATGCCAGCCCCCTATAGTTACGACCTCAGACAAAAAGTTATTGATGCCATTGAACTAGACGGTATGCCCAAAACAGAAGCCAGTCAAGTTTTCCATGCCAGCCGGAACACCATTAATCTCTGGCTGCAAAGAAAAGCACAGACCGGAGACTTCCTCCCTAAACCTCATCACCGACCTGGCAATAACCACAAAATTACCGACTGGCAAAAATTCAAGGCTTTTGCCCAAGAGCATGGCGACAAAACAGCAGCTCAAATGGCTGAACTTTGGGATGACGACATCTCTCCTCGCACCATATCCAGAGCCTTGAAGAAAATTGGCTTCACCAGAAAAAAAACTTACGGCTACCAAGAACGTGATGAGCAACAGCGAGAGGAGTTTATGGCTCAGATTGAACAGATGGAGCCGGAAGAAGTGGTCTACCTCGATGAAGCCGGCATGAATAGTCAGGACTCGGATTACCCTTATGGTTACTGCGAGGAAGGAAAACGCTTCCATGCACTCAAATCAGGGAAGAGGCAGGGCAGGGTAAGTATGATAGCCGCATGGTGTCATCAACAACTCTTAGCTCCCTTTAGCTTTGAGGGTTGTTGTAATCGGACAGTGTTTGAGTTGTGGTTGGAGTTCATCTTAATTCCAACATTGAAGCCAGGTCAGACTCTAGTATTGGACAATGCAACGTTTCATAAAGGGGGGCGGATTGCTGAACTGGTGGAGGCAGCTCAATGCCGTTTACTCTATCTTCCGCCTTATTCGCCAGACCTCAACAAGATAGAGAAATGTTGGTCGTGGTTGAAAGCCCGCATTCGCCAC GCACGTGAGCAGTTTGATTCTCTCCATGATGCCATGGATTCTGTTCTCAAGACTGCGTCCTAA
- a CDS encoding ATP-grasp domain-containing protein — MDLLEYQAKTLFRQMAIPVLPSQRIDFAHDLKGLTIPYPVVLKSQVRAGGRGKAGGIKFVENTIDAVAAAQCIFNLAIQDEYPQVLLAEAKYDADQEVYLAVILDPVTRRPLLLGSVQGGVNVEATMFHIQKVVVDQEFSPFYARRLTVKMGLQEHHVLSVSNILEKMYRLFVEKDLDLVEINPLGISSTGELMALDGKVVANNQALERHPDLVLLVNEQCSDTSAIEPTDLPTNQPNFVELDGNIGIICNGAALTMTTLDQIIATKGKPANFFNLGGEDHFDLTETLLQNFYEGLTLVMASDRIKVVMINWLGHQTTTDQLAEAIANFLQRQNQSNTLPHFVLRLQVTEPESNLAKFADLPVEIVANFDDAVKRTVALSR, encoded by the coding sequence ATGGATTTGCTAGAGTACCAAGCTAAAACCCTATTTCGTCAGATGGCAATTCCCGTATTGCCTTCCCAGAGAATTGATTTTGCTCATGACCTCAAAGGATTAACCATCCCCTATCCTGTGGTTCTCAAATCCCAAGTTCGGGCTGGGGGACGGGGAAAAGCTGGTGGTATCAAGTTTGTGGAAAATACCATTGATGCAGTGGCTGCGGCTCAATGTATTTTTAATCTGGCTATTCAAGATGAATATCCCCAAGTCCTACTGGCTGAAGCTAAATATGATGCCGATCAAGAAGTATATCTGGCGGTGATTCTTGATCCGGTGACTCGCCGCCCCCTATTATTGGGGTCTGTGCAGGGGGGAGTTAACGTTGAGGCTACCATGTTCCATATTCAAAAGGTCGTCGTAGATCAGGAATTTTCCCCTTTTTATGCTCGCCGTCTGACGGTGAAAATGGGATTACAAGAACACCATGTCCTATCTGTCAGTAACATTTTGGAGAAAATGTATCGGCTATTTGTCGAGAAAGACTTAGATTTGGTGGAAATTAACCCCCTGGGGATTAGTTCCACGGGCGAGTTAATGGCTCTTGATGGGAAGGTGGTCGCTAATAATCAGGCTTTGGAGAGACACCCGGATTTAGTTCTGTTGGTTAATGAACAATGTTCAGATACTAGCGCAATTGAGCCAACGGATTTACCCACTAATCAACCCAATTTTGTCGAACTTGATGGCAATATTGGTATCATCTGCAATGGGGCTGCTTTAACTATGACTACCCTAGATCAGATTATAGCAACTAAGGGAAAACCTGCTAATTTCTTCAACTTGGGAGGAGAAGATCATTTTGACCTGACCGAAACACTGTTGCAGAATTTCTATGAGGGACTAACATTGGTCATGGCATCCGATCGCATTAAAGTCGTGATGATTAACTGGCTGGGACACCAGACTACTACTGATCAACTGGCTGAGGCGATCGCCAACTTTTTACAGCGCCAAAATCAGAGCAATACTCTCCCGCATTTTGTCCTACGTTTGCAAGTCACTGAACCAGAGAGTAACCTAGCTAAATTTGCTGATTTACCTGTGGAAATTGTGGCAAATTTCGATGATGCGGTTAAACGAACCGTCGCTTTATCTCGGTAG
- a CDS encoding cation diffusion facilitator family transporter — MVRFSKSPQKLRLLGIALISILGFAGVEAVVGWVSHSMALTADSGHMAADGLAIALAILAASVARRYRGIEVWAALLNGVGLLVMAIAIGLEAIRHLQNPPETILSLPMLVVAIIGLGVNGFNIMLLHRDGQQDLNMRGVLLHILADTLSSVGAIVAAIAIWLTDCTWADGAVGLGVSVLVGLGSLPVIRHSLAILLNISPVGVDRELVREAIANFPGIVAVEDLLIIAIAPGYYAVEATLKVDIDLKQGDRLLTQIQATLSQKFGIDDIRCQLDQVLSPPKLGFWEIGQTSLASIISPVQVNQPLGVKEMQIPLDKRLHQ; from the coding sequence ATGGTGAGGTTTTCCAAGTCGCCCCAAAAGTTGCGCCTGTTGGGGATAGCTTTAATTTCGATCCTGGGTTTTGCTGGGGTAGAGGCGGTGGTGGGATGGGTTAGTCATAGTATGGCTTTGACGGCTGACTCTGGTCACATGGCGGCGGATGGGTTGGCGATCGCTTTAGCGATTTTAGCGGCTTCTGTGGCGCGACGTTATCGGGGAATTGAGGTCTGGGCGGCTTTGTTGAATGGGGTGGGACTTTTGGTAATGGCGATCGCCATTGGTCTGGAGGCGATCCGACACCTACAAAATCCCCCGGAAACCATTTTGAGTTTACCTATGTTGGTAGTTGCGATCATTGGTTTGGGGGTCAATGGCTTTAATATCATGCTGTTGCACCGAGATGGTCAACAGGACCTGAATATGCGGGGGGTTTTGCTTCATATCTTAGCTGATACCCTCAGTTCTGTTGGCGCTATTGTGGCAGCGATCGCTATTTGGTTAACAGATTGTACTTGGGCTGATGGTGCCGTCGGTTTGGGGGTGTCGGTGTTGGTGGGTTTGGGTTCGCTACCTGTGATCCGCCACAGTTTGGCGATTTTGTTAAATATATCTCCGGTGGGGGTAGATCGGGAGTTAGTCCGAGAGGCGATCGCCAACTTTCCGGGAATTGTAGCCGTCGAAGATTTGCTGATTATAGCGATCGCACCAGGTTATTATGCCGTGGAAGCCACCCTAAAAGTAGATATAGACCTAAAACAAGGCGATCGTTTACTCACCCAAATTCAGGCTACCCTCAGCCAAAAATTCGGCATTGACGATATTCGCTGCCAACTAGATCAGGTATTATCTCCCCCAAAACTGGGTTTCTGGGAAATAGGACAGACCAGCCTCGCATCGATAATCAGCCCAGTCCAGGTAAATCAGCCCCTAGGAGTGAAAGAAATGCAGATCCCTCTCGACAAACGTTTGCACCAGTAG
- a CDS encoding IS630 family transposase, with product MPAPYSYDLRQKVIDAIELDGMPKTEASQVFHVSRNTINLWLQRKAQTGDFLPKPHHRPGNNHKITDWQKFKAFAQEHGHKTSAQMAELWDDDISPRTISRALKKIGFTRKKTYGYQERWKQQREEFMAQIEQMEPEGVVYLDEAAMNSQDSDYPYGYCEEGKRFHALKSGKRQGRVSMIAAWCHQQLLAPFSFEGCCNRTVFELWLEFILIPTLKPGQTLVLDNATFHKGGRIAELVEAAQCRLLYLPPYSPDLKKIEKCWSWLKARIRHCIEQFDSLHDAMDSVLKAAS from the coding sequence ATGCCAGCCCCCTATAGTTACGACCTCAGACAAAAAGTTATTGATGCCATTGAACTAGACGGTATGCCCAAAACAGAAGCCAGTCAAGTTTTCCATGTCAGCAGGAACACCATTAATCTCTGGCTGCAAAGAAAAGCACAGACCGGAGACTTCCTCCCTAAACCTCATCACCGACCTGGCAATAACCACAAAATTACCGACTGGCAGAAATTCAAGGCTTTTGCCCAAGAGCATGGCCACAAAACCTCCGCTCAAATGGCTGAACTTTGGGATGACGACATCTCTCCTCGCACCATATCCAGAGCCTTGAAGAAAATTGGCTTCACCAGAAAAAAAACTTACGGCTACCAAGAACGTTGGAAGCAACAGCGAGAGGAGTTTATGGCTCAGATTGAACAGATGGAGCCGGAAGGAGTGGTCTACCTCGATGAAGCCGCCATGAATAGTCAGGACTCGGATTACCCTTATGGTTACTGCGAGGAAGGAAAACGCTTCCATGCACTCAAATCAGGGAAGAGGCAGGGCAGGGTAAGTATGATAGCCGCATGGTGTCATCAACAACTCTTAGCTCCCTTTAGCTTTGAGGGTTGTTGTAATCGGACAGTGTTTGAGTTGTGGTTGGAGTTCATCTTAATTCCAACATTGAAGCCAGGTCAGACTCTAGTATTGGACAATGCAACGTTTCATAAAGGGGGGCGGATTGCTGAACTGGTGGAGGCAGCTCAATGCCGTTTACTCTATCTACCACCTTATTCGCCAGACCTCAAGAAGATAGAGAAATGTTGGTCGTGGCTGAAAGCCCGTATTCGCCACTGCATTGAGCAGTTTGATTCTCTCCATGATGCCATGGATTCCGTTCTCAAAGCTGCGTCCTAA
- a CDS encoding DASH family cryptochrome: MAANPQKIILWYRHDLRLHDHEPLDLATSTQAQIIPLYCFDPRQFAKTSFGFPKMGGFRGKFLLESVADLRHNLQKIGSNLLVRIGEPETVIFDLVKQLNIDAVYYHKEVTTEELAVERALEKALTPLGVEVKSFWGATLYHPKELPFPIEKLPELFTNFRKQVEKKSIIYPPYTPPKQLPTFPDIEPGEIPTLAELGITKLPFDSRAVLDFVGGETAGLTRLNDYFWQRDCLKNYKQTRNGMLGSDYSSKFSPWLANGCLSPRWIYQQVCDYEQQRVKNDSTYWLVFELLWRDYFRFICLKHGRKVFYKSGLQGVKIPWGENWQQFQSWCDGLTGFPLVDANMRELAATGFMSNRGRQNVASFLTKNLGINWQMGAEWFESLLIDYDVCSNWGNWNYTAGVGNDGRGFRYFNIAKQSQDYDPMGDYVKHWLPELASIPHGKVHSPWRLSNQEQIRFGMRLGVDYPYPMVDLQRSVEANRRIYEKS; encoded by the coding sequence ATGGCTGCTAATCCTCAAAAAATCATCCTATGGTATCGGCATGATCTGCGGTTACATGACCATGAACCCCTAGATTTGGCTACCTCCACTCAAGCGCAAATTATCCCCCTCTACTGTTTCGACCCCAGACAGTTTGCCAAAACTTCCTTTGGTTTCCCGAAAATGGGGGGATTTCGGGGTAAATTTCTGTTAGAAAGTGTCGCGGATTTACGCCATAATTTGCAAAAAATTGGTAGTAACTTATTAGTAAGAATAGGTGAGCCAGAAACGGTTATATTTGACCTGGTTAAACAATTAAATATTGATGCGGTTTATTACCATAAAGAAGTTACCACCGAAGAATTAGCAGTAGAAAGGGCATTAGAGAAAGCCTTAACCCCCCTGGGAGTTGAGGTAAAATCTTTCTGGGGAGCCACATTATATCATCCCAAAGAATTACCCTTTCCCATTGAAAAACTACCGGAACTTTTTACCAACTTCCGTAAACAGGTCGAGAAAAAATCAATTATTTACCCGCCATATACCCCCCCTAAGCAATTACCGACATTCCCAGATATTGAACCAGGAGAAATCCCAACTTTGGCGGAACTTGGTATCACAAAATTACCCTTTGATAGCCGGGCTGTCTTGGATTTTGTCGGTGGAGAAACGGCGGGTTTAACCAGATTAAATGATTATTTTTGGCAGCGAGATTGTCTCAAAAACTATAAACAAACTCGTAATGGGATGTTAGGCTCTGATTATTCGTCGAAATTTTCTCCCTGGTTAGCTAATGGTTGTCTATCTCCTCGATGGATTTATCAACAGGTGTGCGATTATGAACAACAACGAGTTAAAAATGATTCCACTTATTGGCTGGTTTTTGAATTATTATGGCGGGATTATTTCCGGTTTATTTGTCTGAAACATGGGCGTAAGGTGTTCTATAAATCGGGTTTACAGGGTGTCAAAATTCCCTGGGGAGAAAATTGGCAACAGTTCCAGAGTTGGTGTGATGGACTGACGGGGTTTCCCCTGGTAGATGCGAATATGCGAGAGTTGGCTGCTACGGGGTTTATGTCTAATCGAGGACGGCAAAATGTGGCGAGTTTTTTAACTAAGAATTTGGGCATAAATTGGCAAATGGGGGCGGAGTGGTTTGAGTCTCTCCTGATTGATTATGATGTCTGTAGTAATTGGGGTAATTGGAATTATACGGCGGGGGTGGGTAATGATGGCAGGGGATTTCGCTATTTTAATATAGCTAAACAGTCCCAGGATTATGACCCGATGGGGGATTATGTGAAACATTGGCTACCAGAATTAGCGTCTATTCCTCATGGTAAGGTTCACTCTCCCTGGCGTTTATCTAATCAAGAACAGATCAGGTTTGGGATGCGTTTGGGGGTGGATTATCCCTATCCTATGGTGGATCTGCAAAGGTCGGTAGAAGCTAATCGCCGGATTTATGAGAAATCCTGA
- a CDS encoding IS630-like element ISAtsp1 family transposase (programmed frameshift) — protein sequence MPAPYSYDLRQKVIDAIELDGMPKTEASQVFHVSRNTINLWLQRKAQTGDFLPKPHHRPGNNHKITDWQKFKAFAQEHGDKTAAQMAELWDDDISPRTISRALKKIGFTRKKTYGYQERDEQQREEFMAQIEQMEPEEVVYLDEAGMNSQDSDYPYGYCEEGKRFHALKSGKRQGRVSMIAAWCHQQLLAPFSFEGCCHRTVFELWLEFILIPTLKPGQTLVLDNATFHKGGRIAELVEAAQCRLLYLPPYSPDLNKIEKCWSWLKARIRHAREQFDSLHDAMDSVLKAAS from the exons ATGCCAGCCCCCTATAGTTACGACCTCAGACAAAAAGTTATTGATGCCATTGAACTAGACGGTATGCCCAAAACAGAAGCCAGTCAAGTTTTCCATGTCAGCCGGAACACCATTAATCTCTGGCTGCAAAGAAAAGCACAGACCGGAGACTTCCTCCCTAAACCTCATCACCGACCTGGCAATAACCACAAAATTACCGACTGGCAAAAATTCAAGGCTTTTGCCCAAGAGCATGGCGACAAAACAGCAGCTCAAATGGCTGAACTTTGGGATGACGACATCTCTCCTCGCACCATATCCAGAGCCTTGAAGAAAATTGGCTTCACCAGAAAAAAAACTTACGGCTACCAAGAACGTGATGAGCAACAGCGAGAGGAGTTTATGGCTCAGATTGAACAGATGGAGCCGGAAGAAGTGGTCTACCTCGATGAAGCCGGCATGAATAGTCAGGACTCGGATTACCCTTATGGTTACTGCGAGGAAGGAAAACGCTTCCATGCACTCAAATCAGGGAAGAGGCAGGGCAGGGTAAGTATGATAGCCGCATGGTGTCATCAACAACTCTTAGCTCCCTTTAGCTTTGAGGGTTGTTGTCATCGGACAGTGTTTGAGTTGTGGTTGGAGTTCATCTTAATTCCAACATTGAAGCCAGGTCAGACTCTAGTATTGGACAATGCAACGTTTCATAAAGGGGGACGGATTGCTGAACTGGTGGAGGCAGCTCAATGCCGTTTACTCTATCTTCCGCCTTATTCGCCAGACCTCAACAAGATAGAGAAATGTTGGTCGTGGCTGAAAGCCCGTATTCGCCAC GCACGTGAGCAGTTTGATTCTCTCCATGATGCCATGGATTCCGTTCTCAAAGCTGCGTCCTAA